The DNA region TTATTGACATCATGTGAGAAGCTTCTTGTGAATCCTGAAAAAACAAATGCATCTGGATTTGGAGCAACTATTGAACTTCTCATGGATTATAGAAGCAGTAAAATTAAAGATAAGGCTAAGCTATTGCACGATAGATTGACTCTTGCAAAGAATGGTGATATTCATTTTGATGGATCTGAACCAGCTGAGGAATTGCAGATGAATGAAAATGGCTTGCATTCTGGAAATCCATCTGTCAGCATCCCTCTTTGCTCCATGCAAGTTGGTGAAGACAAATGTGAAGTAGAATCTGCAAAAAGTAAAGTACAGGTATCTAATGTCATAGGCTGCTCCCTTGATTCCCCAAATAAGGAGAGAGTTCCAACATGCAATCAAATTTTTTCTGCATCGTTGAATCTAATTGATTCAAATGCAGTTTTAGCAGAAATAAGTTCATCCCGAGTACCACTTGTTTCAAACTCATGTCAGGAGAATTTATCTGTTTGCAAAACAGAAGAAAAATGCACCACTGAAACTTGTTCGCAGTTTTGTCAGAAAGAAGATGCAGATGATCAGTGTGATGCGATAGGCTCTAAGGATGTCGCTGACAGTGTAAAAGAGATCAATATGAATATTACAGAAGTCAAACCAAGTAATTCCACTCAAAAAGAAACTGGTTATCATTCTTTAGCATCTGCAGAACCTACTGTCTCATCCAAATTAGATTCTTTCAACAGTGATTCTTCTGCATCAAAGGTAATGGAACATCAGCAAGTGAATTGGATTGCTGACTATGGGCCGGACAGGCATTTGATAAAAGTCGAGGAGTCCATGCCAGCTGCAGATCTCACTACTAGTCTTCAAGATCATTCTGTCAATGCTAGCATCCCTAACGATATTAACAATCCTCAGTTATCTACTCAGGAGGATGCTGTCAGTAGTGTCATTATGGATCTTGAACGCGAGCTCAATTTTAAGAGTCGCAAAAATCATTTTTCAGTATCCTCTGATTTCTTAAAAGCTGTGGGAACAAAGGCCAATGAAGAGATCAGTCAAAGGTCTGGACCAGGTCTTGAGGGCTTGGATGATGCATTGGAGGTCGCAAGGCAAGTGGCTATAGCAGTGGAAAGAGAGGTAGTTGATTATAGAGAGGTCTCTTGTAGCTCACCCGATGTCAATTCCAGAGAAGCATCTGGTTCTCATAGCCCTGTTTCTGATGCACAGCAGGATGAACAAATGGCTGAACAAGTCGATAGAAACAGTTCTTCTATTGTAAATGAGCATACTAGGTCATCGTCACCTGAGAAGGGATCAGAGATCACACAGAACATTAGTTCTGGACGAGAAAACACTGATCAAGATATAGTCTCGCCTGGGCCAAAAATTCCCACGCAAGAATCATTTGGCAAGGTCATTTTGGATCGATACACCTTTGATCTGAATGCAAATATTTGCAGCGATGAACCTGAGTGTTCAATGAAGAACAGTCCAAAATTGCCTATCAATGTATCTGCTCCTGTAGCTGTTGTGGCTTCTTCGAAAGGTGCTCCAGAAATGCCTTCTCTCCATTTTGGAGGTGAGATGGGGTGGAAGGGGTCTGCTGCTACCAGTGCTTTTCGACCAGCATCTCCTAGAAGAATTCCAGATGGCAAACGGGCCTCCTCTGGTCCCAAGCAGAAGTCAATTTTTGTTGGAATTGATCTGAATGTAGCTGAGAGTGACGATGAGGTTGCTGGTGACGACCCCACTTTGGTGAAAGAGTTGCCTGCTTCCTCTAGTCTTCCATCCGGAGATTCATGTGTCGAAGTCGGTTCAAAAACTGAGTTGTTGAATTTGGATCTTAATCGCCTTGGGGATGAGGACACCTCTGCACTTTTATTCCCAtcgttgaaattgaattttcaaaatggGGAACGGAGCCTATCTTCAGCTTCTTCTTCATCTTATAGGCATTCTTCTTTTCGAGATTTTGACCTGAATGACAACCCATCATCGGCAGATGCTGGTTCTCACAGCGTCATCCAATCAACAATGAAGACTACTGAATCGCTTGGATGGAAAGCAGCACATGAACCTGCCATCAAAATCATGGGAGCAGAAATATCACTCACAAGGAAAGACAACACTAACAAAGCACAGCAATTTGTCGTACCAAATGGGATGATGCAAATGGAGCCTGCTATGTTTACCAGGCCATTGCTTCCTTATCCCGGCGCATCAACCCCAGCTTATGGGTTTGGCGGCCTTCCAACCGGGCCTGCCATGGCGGTTCCTACAACATATTATTCACCTGGAAACTTttcctacttggccgagaccagAGGAATGATGGCGCATATACCGCAAGTTACCAACTCGGGTCTCGGCATGTCTACTCCTAGGCCTTTTCACTTTGGTGCAGCTAATATGCACTATACAGCTGGTTTTGGTGGCGCACACCCTGGTTTTGACCTAAATAATGGGATGACACCACCAGAGAGTGTGATCAGAGAAAGCGAGAGCCTCGGTCACCATCCTGCTCTCGGTCATCATCCTTTGTTTATGCAAGGGCATAGAGGTTGGATGGAAGACCCTACCCAGCCTTCTAGTTCTACAATTCCATTAAAGCGAAAAGAACCAGATTCAGGTTGGGAGCCGCCGCCTCCTTTGAATGGCTACAAGTGGATGTCATCGCGACCATGATTGTTTCGATAAACCAGCTTAAATAGTTAGTCGCTTACCCTTTCCGGCCCTCGAATACTAGGGCCAACTAGATAGATAGATGATGTGGCGATGACAAGATGATGAAACAAATAAGGTTTATAGATATAGCGGTAATGCAAAATTGATTTATCTGTAGGTTTTGGTTTGTTTATAACGAATGCTGCCTCCATTGTCATTGATTAGCAGTTGTAGTTCCAGGTGCATGGCAAGAGCCATGAGGCTTTTGATCATTCATTCCTTGGTTGGAAGTCTCTTTCTTCATAAAGTCGTTTCTTAATGCCAAATTTGTGCAGGATAGAGAATTCCTTATTGGCTTGAACTGTTATGTGCAGTGAATTCTATCAAGTTCTATCATgtattactttttttttcttttattttatcttGACGATAATTAATGttgggaaaaaaatttaaaaaggttgtttttttattgaaattgttgaaaggatttttttttattatttattattaaaaggaCGTTTCATTCTAACTCAACagattatatttttagaatttatttttatttttaatactaAGGTAGCAATTGATAAGAATATAACAGATTTAGTGTAGCATTTGTTACCCTATGATTCTATACTATAGTCATCAGTTCAAGTCGTAATATTCTCTTAGTAGGATAAGAATATAACAGATTTAGTGTAGCTAGAGCTCTTTGAAGGTGTTTTTATTTAAGACCTAAACCAAGGAACTTTGACCTGAAAATTAAATTTGATGCGTTCATGGAGTTTCGATTagaatattttaatttgtttacgGGTAAAGAACCATTATATTACATTAATGATACTTTGTAACTTATAATATTTCTCTTTCACAGAATCGAAtggtatatttattttttctaaaataattatattttacatTGTTCTCATGAGAATTTTTTGCTTTCTAATTTTGTTTAGCCTTTTGGTGTTTCAACctctaaaatttattaaatttacacGGAATCTTCAACCTTTTGTATTGCCGTAAGATTAACATATCCCAGCCAAGTGATGATAATGAAGAACAAAAATTATATGAATTTCAAAACTTTCGAGAAAGGAATCAACAGTGAACAAAATATATTCCAAGGGAGTTGAACGCAAAAGGTGTTTGGAAAGAGAGAAGAAAGAAGGCTAAAACATGAAATGAAAGTGGAAGGAAAGAAATGTGAACTCAACTACAGTTTATGCGAGGTTGTGCGAGTTCGTGGCAATGCCGCAAAACTGACGGCCTCTCTTGCAGCATTGCTGCGAGTTTGCAGTCGCTACCACTGCTGCTATAGATTGTCAGTTGAGTTGGTACTGATCCAATaattgggtctagtcagtcaatTCAAACGCTCAAATTGATAGAGCTCAGTATAGTAACATGGACTTTATCTCATCTACACTCTCGACATACTCTTTCAATTATTGAGACACTCCTACAATGCATCATTGCGACCTCAAATTCATGGCCACATCGTGAATTTAGAATTCATCATTCCGGTAGAAAGTTCATTCCACCCTAGTTGAACAAGAAAATGCGATaaaatctattatttttttaaataagtttaatagGTAAACAAAGAAAAGTATATTGATTGTGCAATTCATCCTTTCTCTCATTTGCACCTTAGAATAAACAGGGTATAAACTCTTTATAATAGGCAAGTGCAATTTTAAACATGATCTTGAGATAACGATAAACTCACGAAGCAAATTAATACAGGAAACAAACTTGACAAATATTTACACTCTATTCCATTTTAAATCTGAGAGAAATTAGACACAAATGGCATGAACATTGCTTTTCCTACCACAAAGCACCAACATGAGATTAGACTTCTCCATCATAAATAATGGGAACTGAAACACTGCAGGATTAGAACACAAACACACATGTAGTAGAGACATCCAAACTCCAAATGATCTACCAGAAGTGACTTCAGAATGCCTCTCTTGTTGGCGAGAGCAGGTTGAAAAGGAACGCCTTTGTCAGTCCTGTAACAAATATATATTGTAATCTTCAATTAGGCCAAAAAAAATTCAATGCAAGAAATTTCATTttaggggaaattttattttgctTTCAGAATCAATACAACAATAACAATCAAAGATTTTATCCTACCAAGTGCAATTGGGTATATGGATCATCCTATGCCATTGGGTTTGATCTcttattatattatcatctatttttttaaaaaaaatatgaagcaATGTGTCGTAAGACCCAAGGTGATTTTATGAATTTTAGGAGAGAGTGTCTTAATGCAAATCAATATTTGTGATGCAGTtcaaccaagaggattagagTTAATAGTCGTATGAGTATAGATTTAGTCCCATTAATCATTGAGTATTACATCAGAAAATCAATACAACAATAACAATCAAAGATTTTATCCTACCAAGTGCAATTGGTTATATGGATCATCCTATGCCATTGGGCTCGATCTCctactatattatcatctatttaaaaaaaaaaattatgaagcaGTGTGTCGTAAGACCCAAGGTGATTTTATGAATTTTAGGAGAGAGTGTCTTAATGCAAATCAATATTTGTGAAGCAGTtcaaccaagaggattagagTTAATAGTCGTATGAGTATAGATTTAGTCCCATTAATCATTGAGTATTACATCATAGTTTGATAGACATGAGTATAATGATTCTCCTTAACTACAATTTTTTCTATCAAGGATTAAGAAATCAACTTTCTGAGAAGGTGTAAAGATCAACTAAATCACATAAGAATATGATTATTTTGACATAACATGTTTTTTACATGGTTTACTACAAGGAAAAAATCAGCAAGCCTAATTTATACTGAGCAATACTATTTAGTCAGATTGGTCCAGGGGGAGGTGCATACTATAGAAAGCTTCCAATAACAGAGAATAGATTCTCTATAGCACCTTCCTTTCTCACCCTAGACAAGTGTTGCATGACATACATAACATGTTCATTTGTTAATTTGAGATGGAAGGAATATCTATAAGCATGTCTATATCTAAATATTCATAATTTAAAGAATGTACCTTCTTTGAAAAGTTTGGGACCAGCAGCTACAGAATCAGTTGTCTCTTACACTGGTCAAGAATCTCCCACTAACCTGCGAACCAGAGGTCAATCTCCACCAATCCCTTAAATTTCTAATCTGTAACCAAGTACCTAGAAATTTCCACCTTGTTGGTCTATTTGAGTGATTTCTACCTTGTTGGTCTATTTGAGTGATTTCTACTGCTTGCGGGTCTTTGCCACCATTTCCTTTGGCTTGTTCCTAGCAGATATTCATAACGAGAGTGCATTAGTTCATGTTAGGTGTCGATTACAAGAAACATCTGTATCGTTTTAACTTACTACAGGTTCTTGTACCATCCATCCCGGAATACTGTTATTGAGAAGACCAATATATTCTTCCATTGCAGCCTCTGGATTCATGTTCCCAAGCCTTTGCCAAGCATACCTAGGAATGTAGAAGAACCAAGGTCCCCATTAGATGCATATTTCATTTTTACACTCTGTCAGTTTAGAAACAAGAATATGTAACCAAAGCTACAATGTTGAACCATCCCGTAGTGGACGAAGAGGAAAGCATGATGTAACAGTTTTCTGAAGTTAAGGAAAGCTGAAATTCACAATTCTCCGAATGAGAAGATAAATACATGCCAAAGGGAGGGGAAGTTGAAGTAGGTTGGTAATTTTCTTATGTGGCTTGTCACAAATTGGAAGAACCAAATCCTGCAGCCTAATTCACAAATCTATGCAAGACGATTTCCTCATGGAAGCCCCATAATTCATTCTCTTTCCTTGCATTAATATTCGTATCCAAGCTTTTCGGTGTCAACGTACAATATAAAGCAGTTTAAAAATGGACAAGTAACCAGTAAATCAAGAATATTACGGACAGAAAGCATGACCCTATGAACCATAACTAGGTCATGTTCTGTTTCTCGCTAGCTTCTCCAGATATAAACCCATGATAAATTGGTACCAAAGTATGCAATAGAGGTGCATCGGAACTGACATTACTGAGAGAACTGGAGTATGTTTTCTTTCCTCAATTGCCTCTTCATACTTCTGACACACCTATGTCATACCATCATTAAATTGGCACCAAAGTATGTAGAGGAGACACATGATGATCACAATCATCAAAATTACTCAAAGAAAGCATATGCCTATGAATTGATAACTTGGGTATGTTTCTTTTCATAATAGCTTCTTCATACTTCTGACCAACCTATGTTATACCATCATTAAATTggtaccaaagtaagtaaaagaggtACATAATCAAAGTCATCATCAATCAGAGAAAGCAAAGCCCACTTTGGCTGGTACTTCCATCCAATagactttattttttaaaaacaacatATCTCCGTATATGTAATTTCTGCTATTTTCTCAACTAGTATAGTGTCTAGTAACCTTCTAGACTCAAATTcaagcaaaaatgtaaacattgAGGAAGAAGACAAAGGAGCAATAGAAAGCCATCACTTAGACAACACGATTGAACGATGTAAAAGAAAACACTTTTTTGGCTGATATAATGACCCTCATTGTTTCATAGTTGAATGATCCATTTGACATTCATGAAATCGTCTACTTAACATGATAGGGTTTTTAAATTTAGTGATAATCATATCTATTCTTACTCAAATGTTACTAAAATAAGACTAATCCAATGCACCCATGATTTGAAATCTCATACCATACCGGATGAAATGGTCAAAACATACCATTCCGATAAATTATCAAAATTCTATACTATTTGGCACCAAGTCACTCATGTGTCATTGTCTCAATCGTGCCAATGATGAGTATCATTTTATGTCAACACTCAACACCCCTTAGCATGCTAATATTGAATACCAGATGAAAAGCAAATAATGaactttgatatatatatatatatatctatatatatagttgtcttttttttccttcttcatctccttcctatTTCCACCTTCAATTTACCACCAACACCATACAATTCCAACGACATTGACAAAATACAATTACTATTTGGCATTGAGACACTCCTCTGTCATTATCTCAATCGTGTCGACAACGAGCATCATTTTATGTCACCACTTAACACCCCTTAGTATATATACAAAAATTGAGTTTGTCTCAATACAAAATACtgtcaaaattataaaattcaatATGAAAAGCAAATAATGAACTTAGCTATATATAGttgtcttatttttttttccctttttaatCTCTTTCCTACTTCCACCTTCAATTTACCATCTACAAATAATATCTTTCTAGTCAAAGATCAAAATACAGTATGACTTGAGATTTCAAACCCTGGACCAGTCATACTTAAATGATTTGATAccttaagataagtataataatcCAAACTAAGAAAAAAGACAAAGAAAGAAAGTAAAAGAAgaagaggctaccacatactgaCCATTTGGATCGAGCAGAAACCATCAAGGTCATGGGTTTTGGCTCATAGCAAGGCCCCTCAGTGGCAACCTTGTGCAGCCCATACAACAGAAGTTGTGCTTCATCGCTCAGTTTCGACACAGCATCTCCACCTTTCTCACTAGAAACGAATTCCGCTGCGACCCCGAACAATTTCTCCAGCTCACTCCGCTCAATCCCTTCCCAATCGTCCTCCCCATCCAACAGAAGGCCGTCTTTCTCTTCCACTGCGATCACATCTTCGTTTTCTACAGCATTTGCTCCACCCAATTCCACAACGTCCTCTTCAGCTTCCTCATCCCGGGCAAACCCTTCTTTCTGCTCGATGAAATCCCCCTTTTGGGGGACCTCCTCCGCGATCTCCTCTTTCTCCAGATCAAGCCGTTGTGGCTCGACATCGAAGGGCGGGGCAGGAGGCGAGTTGCGCGCTATTTCCTCCCCCGCAATCGGATGCGCACTGGCTCCGTGTGCAGAAGGACCGGCGGAGGAGGCGAGGGCGGAGTCGCCGTCGCCGTCGTCTGCGGCGACGGAGGCGATCTTGCGGATGAGGAAGGCGATGAGGACGGAGATGAGGCCGGTGAGTAGAAGCTCCTGGTAGAAGTCCATCCTCCTCCGATCCTCTTATCTGCTTCTCTCCGCTCCGCTTCTACCACCCGAGTACCAACTCCGATCCGGCGATCCGCTTCCGATCCCCGgcgaggagaagaggagaaagaaaTAAAGCGAGAAAAAGTGGAAAAGGGCGAGGGCGATAGACAGAGAGAGCGAGAGGCGAAGCCCAACCGGCTAACTGACGTGTTCGGCGGAGCCGCCGCCTTCCACAAACGGTCCGCTTCGGCGcacactctctctctcttccaGGTGGGCCCAAGAGTGCCGCCAAatgcccccacgggcgggattAACCGATTATGACATGGATTCTTGCAGCATGAGTCGAGAGGTCGAAGGTATGCGACAGcaaatgcgataacatcaatatctgtccgtgttAAACACCTGAGATCACTATGTCATagccgggcccgtattcaccgtgatttactccctctcatattTATGGGACCGGGATGAGGGGACCGCTGGGTTGACGGTTCCAACCTTTGCAGCAAGAGTGCCACCAAATGTTGTCATCTTTCGGTGGTAAATGTGGCGCGCGTTCGTGATCCACGTTGTTTTTAGTCGCCGATTAATCACGAGTGCGACCGATTCGGTCCATGCAACAAATTTTGCAGCTCATATCTCTGATCCGTAAAACGTGAATTAAAAGATAGGTCATTTTCCATCATATTAATGGAGAGTGATGAATAGGGTCCTCAATCTCGATCAATGATAGAAAGTGACTCATTTTTTATTCGCATTTTACAGACGAAAGGATCCTCACTCGAAATTTTGCTAGTAAGTGACAAATTAAAACTCGATTCTTatatttagaaaattaaaaagataTTATAAAACTAAGAACGTAATAAATAAACATACATGAGAAAATAAGGGgagatatttatttgattttcaaATCAATAATTCTCTATATGCCCTATTTATAAGACTAAGAATGTAAATAATAAATTAACGAAGAGAAGATAAAGTGATAGGTCTGAATATTAAAGGAGAAATGAAAATTATAAGTCTCGATTATTAATCGAGGTAAAATGAAAGGATATATTTTCAGTTATAATCACTTATATTCTTAACACTTTCCCTTAGATGTTATTTATGATATTGTCTCATTAAAAGCCTTAAAACAAATcatgataaaagaaaaaagagtACAATATAATTACTCTCCCTCTTTATCACATTTCCttatatctttcaaattttgcaTTCTAATGTTATATACCATTCTTTCAAATGTTGAAGTAGACAAAGCTTTTATAAATAAATCGGCCAAATTATCTGATGATCGAATTTGTTGAACATTGATATCACTTCTCTTCTGAAGATTATGCATAAAAAATTTTTAATGATATGTGTTTTGTTCGATCACCTTTAATGTAGCCTCCATTTAGTTGAGCAATGCATGCAACATTATCCTTAT from Zingiber officinale cultivar Zhangliang chromosome 4B, Zo_v1.1, whole genome shotgun sequence includes:
- the LOC121976169 gene encoding acyl-CoA-binding domain-containing protein 3-like isoform X2, yielding MDFYQELLLTGLISVLIAFLIRKIASVAADDGDGDSALASSAGPSAHGASAHPIAGEEIARNSPPAPPFDVEPQRLDLEKEEIAEEVPQKGDFIEQKEGFARDEEAEEDVVELGGANAVENEDVIAVEEKDGLLLDGEDDWEGIERSELEKLFGVAAEFVSSEKGGDAVSKLSDEAQLLLYGLHKVATEGPCYEPKPMTLMVSARSKWYAWQRLGNMNPEAAMEEYIGLLNNSIPGWMVQEPVEQAKGNGGKDPQAVEITQIDQQG
- the LOC121976168 gene encoding uncharacterized protein LOC121976168, which codes for MMLEDFFTLTEMRDGLSSLGRVEELISMIQKLNDSSTSNLVDAARQWSTVASVLAATDHKECLNQFVELNGLSYLKKWLQEALDNYTDDNGIVVEELILSLLTSCEKLLVNPEKTNASGFGATIELLMDYRSSKIKDKAKLLHDRLTLAKNGDIHFDGSEPAEELQMNENGLHSGNPSVSIPLCSMQVGEDKCEVESAKSKVQVSNVIGCSLDSPNKERVPTCNQIFSASLNLIDSNAVLAEISSSRVPLVSNSCQENLSVCKTEEKCTTETCSQFCQKEDADDQCDAIGSKDVADSVKEINMNITEVKPSNSTQKETGYHSLASAEPTVSSKLDSFNSDSSASKVMEHQQVNWIADYGPDRHLIKVEESMPAADLTTSLQDHSVNASIPNDINNPQLSTQEDAVSSVIMDLERELNFKSRKNHFSVSSDFLKAVGTKANEEISQRSGPGLEGLDDALEVARQVAIAVEREVVDYREVSCSSPDVNSREASGSHSPVSDAQQDEQMAEQVDRNSSSIVNEHTRSSSPEKGSEITQNISSGRENTDQDIVSPGPKIPTQESFGKVILDRYTFDLNANICSDEPECSMKNSPKLPINVSAPVAVVASSKGAPEMPSLHFGGEMGWKGSAATSAFRPASPRRIPDGKRASSGPKQKSIFVGIDLNVAESDDEVAGDDPTLVKELPASSSLPSGDSCVEVGSKTELLNLDLNRLGDEDTSALLFPSLKLNFQNGERSLSSASSSSYRHSSFRDFDLNDNPSSADAGSHSVIQSTMKTTESLGWKAAHEPAIKIMGAEISLTRKDNTNKAQQFVVPNGMMQMEPAMFTRPLLPYPGASTPAYGFGGLPTGPAMAVPTTYYSPGNFSYLAETRGMMAHIPQVTNSGLGMSTPRPFHFGAANMHYTAGFGGAHPGFDLNNGMTPPESVIRESESLGHHPALGHHPLFMQGHRGWMEDPTQPSSSTIPLKRKEPDSGWEPPPPLNGYKWMSSRP
- the LOC121976169 gene encoding acyl-CoA-binding domain-containing protein 3-like isoform X1, translating into MDFYQELLLTGLISVLIAFLIRKIASVAADDGDGDSALASSAGPSAHGASAHPIAGEEIARNSPPAPPFDVEPQRLDLEKEEIAEEVPQKGDFIEQKEGFARDEEAEEDVVELGGANAVENEDVIAVEEKDGLLLDGEDDWEGIERSELEKLFGVAAEFVSSEKGGDAVSKLSDEAQLLLYGLHKVATEGPCYEPKPMTLMVSARSKWYAWQRLGNMNPEAAMEEYIGLLNNSIPGWMVQEPVEQAKGNGGKDPQAVEITQIDQQGRNHSNRPTRLVGDS